The stretch of DNA ACGCCCGTCGTCAAATCCGTGCGCCGGACGATGCGGCCGTCCGCCATCAGCTCGTGCAAATCGGAGCTGCTGTTGTTGAAGGCGGTGAAGAACACGCGCCCGTCCTCCAGCGCCACCGGGTCCGCGTGGTCGCGCTCCTCGCTCGTCAGGCGCTCCACCTGGCGGGGCGCGTCCTGCTTCACGCGGAAGAGGTTGAACTTGCGGTGCGACGTCGCGTCCGACGTGAAGACGATGCCCGCCGGGCCCCACGTCACCTGACGCTCGGAGAACACGTCGTCGGTGAGCTGAAGCGGCTTGGCGTCGGGGCTCGCGTTCAGGTCGATGACGTACACATCGCGCAGGCCCTCGTCCTGGATGCCGATGAAGGCCACCCACCGGCCGTCCGGGGAGATGGCCGGCGAGTACGCGGCGAGCAACCCGTGCTTGTCGATGCGGTACGCCTTGCGATCTCCGAGCTCCAGGTTCACCGACGTGCCCACCTCGCGGTCGATGCCCGTGCGGATGGGGTTGCGGCGCACCAGCACGTCCTGGGCGCGCTTCTCCACGGTGTGCTTGTAGTCCTGCACGTAGATGACGTCGCGCCCGGTGATCTCGGCGACGAAGGCCAGCTTGTCCTTCGACAGCGCGAAGTTGCGGCCGGAGATGGGGTGCAGCGACTCCACGCCCGGCATGCCGTCGCTGGCCACCCGCACGTTCTTGTCCGGCGCGCGCGGGTCCATCATGTACAGCCGGCTCTCGCCCGTCTCCGGGACGATGGTGCGCATGGCCAGCACCGTGCCGTCCGGAGAGCTGGCGAACGCGGTGATGTAGCCGGGCGCCTTGTCGAGCAGATCCAACGCGGGCGCGGACTGCTCCGAGCCCAGGTACGTCTTGTACGCGCGCCGCTTCAGCCAGTTCTCGAACCGCGCCGACAGCCGCTTCGGGTCATCGCCCGTCAGCCGCTCCAGCAGCTCCTCGAACTTGAGCGACGGCGTGTCCTTGGCGCCGCCCACCAGCCGGGGCGAGTCCTCCAGCACGCGCTGGATGAAGCCCTTGCCGTACTCCTCCTCGAGGAAGGCCACGCGCACCTGGCCGACCTTGTAGATCCACAGGTAGCCGTAGGGCCCGGGGGAGAAGAAGTCGAGGAACGCGTAGCCCTTGTAGAGGTCCGGGTTCACGAGCAGGTCTCGCACCAGCATCTCCGCCTCGGGGTCCATGCCCCGCTTGGCGTAGAACTCGGCGGTACCTTCGATGAACCACAGGGGGATGGACTGCAGCGGCTCGCCGAACACCTTCGCCTGCTGCGTCACGGTGCGCACCTTCTGGATGGTGAACTGGTGCGCGAGCTCGTGCGTGCTGACCTCCTCGAAGAGCCGGTGGTCACCCAGGTACGGCAGGGTGAGTTTCAGGTCACCCTCGGTGCTGGTGACACCCAGGGTGCCCTCGGACAGCGGGAAGAGGTTGGTCTGCAGGAACTCCTGGTAGCTGCTGTAGAGGATGTACGGGAAGGTCTCCGTGGGGACGTACTGGAACGTGTCCACCAGGTAGCGGTAGGCCTCCTCGATGAGGGGCGCGGCGCGCTCGGCGACGATGCGCTCACGCTCGTAGAAATAGAAGCGCACCCCGCCGGCCTTCGCCCCCAGCGACCTCGCGTAGGTGTAGTTGAAGCCGCCATCCGGTGAGCCGCCCAGCGCGGGGCCCCCCAACGCGGGCGCGCCGAGCGCGGTGCCTCCGTCGGGGTCGCCGAGCGCGGCGGTGCTCAGCGGGGTGCCGCCGTCCTCGTTGGCGGCGACGGCGGCCGGGGGCGGCGGAGTCCCTGCGTCCTCGGTCTGCACGAGCTCGGGGGCGGGGCTGGGCGACAGCGTGGTGGACGGTTCGGTCGGCGCGGCCGCGCCCGAGGGCGGGGATTTCGGATCTCCGGCCTCGGTATGGGTGGCGGGCGTGCCCGGGTTGGCGCCTCCCTGGACTCCGGGGGGCTGCTCATGGGCCGTCCTGTCCGGAGGCTTGGCCTCTTCGCCGGTGGCCTGGGGGCCGACGAGGATGTCGACGTGCCGCCACTCGAACTCGTAGCTGTTCACCGGCGTCTTGCCCGGGCGACGAGGCACGACGAAGACCTGGGCCAGCGCCAGCTCCGGGAGGAGCAGGGCCAGCGCGGCGGCAGCGAGGAGACGGGGGTTCACGAACACCTCTTGGGTGGGGTACTGGCGAGACAGGGCTTCCTGGGAGGCTCGCTCTCAGGAGCGAGCCTATACAAGGGCCTCGTTTATTTCTTTCCGTTTACTTGCCCGGCGGCGGGCGTCCCGCATCCCTGGGGGAGAGTGAGGGAGGGGCTTTCGTTGTGTGGCATGGCCCGGTATGCATACGGGTCATGAGACGCCTCTTCGTACTGAGCAGCACGCTGGTCCTTGCCCTGGGTTGCGGCAAGGACGGGGACTCCAAGAACAAGGCGGAGTGTCACCTTGCCGCCATCAACCTGTCGTCCTGTCAGCGTTCAAGCCTCGCGGCCCTGCAACCCGCGGGTGTGTGGAACGTCAATGTCGAACTGAACGATGGATCGGGTTCCGCGGGTGCGCTGCGTCTATCGGGCGCGGACGGCGCGAAGGTGCTGGGCTTCACCGTGACGGAGCAGCAGCACACGGAGGACACGTACTACCTGGCCGCGGACGTGGTCGACTCGTTCCAGCGCACGGTGCGGTACGCCTTCGCGGGCTGTGAGGCGACCTCGGCGACCCGCATGAAGGGCACCTTCCGTCGCTGCGTGGACGGAGAGCTGGACCTGCAGGGCACGTTCGAGGCGGCGCGCCTGCAGCGCAAGGCGGATGAGGTCGAGGGCTCCGGGGTGGAGCTGGTGCGCGAGGTCTCCCTTCAAGATGACTCCGTCAAAGAGCCCGTGGTCGCCAAGGAGCTGACCGTGGTGGGCGGACGTGCCTACCTCGTGCTCGGCAAGGATGGCCTCGCCATCTACGACGTGAGCGTCCCGTCGGAGCCGCGGAAGCTCTACTCGGGCAAGCCGTCGAGCGATGTCTACAATGACCTGGTGGTGCACGGCACGCTGGCGTACGTGGCCAGCCAGAAGAGCGGTCTGGTCATCTACGACGTGGCGGATCCGGCGAAGCCCGTGCTGCTGCGTTCGTTGACGGATCCGTCGGTGGAGGTCGGGGCGTTGGCGTTGAACGGCAACCTGCTGTTCGCCGCGTCGCCCGCGCCCAATGGCGAGGTGTTGATCTTCGACGTGACGACGCCGCTGCAGCCGAAGTTGCTGAGGCGCTACTTCATCGAGGGCGCCGAGCCGCTGAACGGCGAGGTTCCGTTCGACGTGGTGTCGGTGGGGAACCGGCTCTACGTGAGCAACTGGACGTTCGGCGTGTCGGTGTCGGACATCACGACGCCGGCGACGCCGAAGCTGCTGGGCCGCTTCGGAGGTATCTCGTCGCGTTCGTTGGCGGTGGGCTCGGTGGATGAGCGCCCGGTGGTGTTCTCGGGTGGCGAGGACTGGGGGGCGTTCGTCAGCGTGTTGGACGTGGGCAATCCGGCGAGCGTGCTCCAGGTGGGTGAGTTCCGGGTCCGGCCGGAGGTCTCCGTGCGCGCGATGGCACTGTCGGGGACGCGGCTGTACGTGGCGCACTACCAGGACGGTCTGCGCGTGGCGGACGTGAGCAACCCCGGTGCTCCTCGGCAGGTGGCGTACTTCAACACCTACCGCGAGACGGACAAGGACCGAGGCCTGACGTTCTTCGAGGGCCTCAACGCCATCGCGGTTCCGGGTGATGGGTACATCTACGCGACGGAGACGTCGCGAGGTCTGCTCGTCTTCCGCGAGACGTCATCGCCCTGAGGAGGGGTGAGGTCCTTTGAGGCGCCTCATCTCGGAGGCGCCTCAGAGGTGGACGGCTAGGGCGACAGCAGCGAGTTGCCCGTACCGCTCCTGCCGAGGCTGGCGCCGCGTGCGAGGTTGAGCTCGACGCCGGCTTCCTGGAGCGCGAGTCGCGCGGCGTATCCGTCGCTGCGCCCCGCCGCATCACGAGCGAGGTTCAACAGGGCTCGGGCGCGGTCCGCATGGACGATGACGTTGCCCTGACCGAATGACGCGGCGCTCTCGCGAATCTCCGCGAAGGCGCTGTCGGCGATGTCGAGGGCGTCGTCGACGTCATCCTCGCCCTGCTGGATGGCGGCGTCGGCGGCGAGCATCCATTCGCCGGCGCTCTGGAGCGCGGAGAGCCGCTGCTGGCGTGACTGTTCGGTCTCGACGGCGCGCTCGCCGAACGTGTCGACCTGCTGCTGGGTGGCGATGGCGTTCTGTTCAATCTCCGCGTCGCGAGTCTTGAGCTCTTCCTCGAGCTCGTCGAGACGTGCGCGCAGCTGCGCGACCTCCGTGTCCGTCGAAGCAGGTGGATTCGTGGTCGCCGACGTCTGCTGCTGTCCGGATGCGGATTGAGAGGTGTTGTTGTTCGTGCCGGAGTTGTTCTGGGGCACGGAGGTGCCCTGCGTGTCGGTGGATTGAGGCGCGGTGTTCGAGCCCGAGCCGCCCGTGCCGTTCGGGGAAACAGGAGCTGTGCCCGTGGAGTCCTGTCCACCGCCTTGCTCGGCTTCGGTAGGACCGAAACCGCCCAGCGAGTCTTGAGGCTGCGCGCCAGAGCCTCCCGTGCCGGATTGAGTCGAGGGCTGAGCCGTCGTGCCAGTCCCGACGCCACTCGAGTCATTCGGAATCGAGGTCTGAGGCGTCGTGCTGGTGCCAACGCCACTCGAGTCATTCGGAACCGATGTCTGCGGAGTCGTGTCCGAGCCACCGGTGCCGCTCTGGTCGTTCGGAACCGATGTCTGCGGCGTCGAGCCCGAGCCACCGATGCCACTCTGGTCGTTCGGCACCGAGGTCTGCGGTGTCGTGCCCGAGCCACCCGTACCGTCGACCTGGTCACCTGAATCCGAGCCCTGCGGTGCCGAAGTGCCGTAATCCCCCGAGCCGCCGGTGGAGTCCTGTCCGCCCAGCGGAGCAGGGGTGGGCTGTGGCAGCGCGGACGTGTTCGAGCCCCCGGGTTGGTTCACCCGAGCATCGCCCCCTTCGTCCCCCACGGCACCCGAACCACCGACGCCCAGGTCCGTATCGGACACGGTCGAACCGGAGTTCTCCTCCGCACCGCTCCCGCCGACGGCCTCCTGCCCCTGCGCGGGGATGGGCACGTAGCGTTGATACGTCTCGTCGATGGCGATTTCGCTCGGGGTCGCCGGAGCGCTCCCATCGGGGAGGGCGGGCGTAATCACATACCCGCCGCTATACGGCGTCGTCCCGTCGTTGGTCGGCTGCTGGATGACGTAGTTCGGAGGAATCCACGCGCCATCCGCCTCCTCGGCGGCCTGCTCGTTCGCGTCGCGCAGGGCCTCCGCGGCCGGGTCGCGGACGTTCGGGTCCATGGGAGAGGGGTAGGGCGTCTGGCTCTGTCCC from Myxococcus guangdongensis encodes:
- a CDS encoding tolB protein precursor protein; protein product: MNPRLLAAAALALLLPELALAQVFVVPRRPGKTPVNSYEFEWRHVDILVGPQATGEEAKPPDRTAHEQPPGVQGGANPGTPATHTEAGDPKSPPSGAAAPTEPSTTLSPSPAPELVQTEDAGTPPPPAAVAANEDGGTPLSTAALGDPDGGTALGAPALGGPALGGSPDGGFNYTYARSLGAKAGGVRFYFYERERIVAERAAPLIEEAYRYLVDTFQYVPTETFPYILYSSYQEFLQTNLFPLSEGTLGVTSTEGDLKLTLPYLGDHRLFEEVSTHELAHQFTIQKVRTVTQQAKVFGEPLQSIPLWFIEGTAEFYAKRGMDPEAEMLVRDLLVNPDLYKGYAFLDFFSPGPYGYLWIYKVGQVRVAFLEEEYGKGFIQRVLEDSPRLVGGAKDTPSLKFEELLERLTGDDPKRLSARFENWLKRRAYKTYLGSEQSAPALDLLDKAPGYITAFASSPDGTVLAMRTIVPETGESRLYMMDPRAPDKNVRVASDGMPGVESLHPISGRNFALSKDKLAFVAEITGRDVIYVQDYKHTVEKRAQDVLVRRNPIRTGIDREVGTSVNLELGDRKAYRIDKHGLLAAYSPAISPDGRWVAFIGIQDEGLRDVYVIDLNASPDAKPLQLTDDVFSERQVTWGPAGIVFTSDATSHRKFNLFRVKQDAPRQVERLTSEERDHADPVALEDGRVFFTAFNNSSSDLHELMADGRIVRRTDLTTGVFEPGPGPEGSLWMLFHVSGERKPAVLRPPRMLALDVPAEPPPEPPNPLAVRPLTDATPYRPFARQNLEFGPIFGFAGAGGGGFVGQLFAAASDRMRDHQFILTLAVYGSFDLTDGYMLYINDERRTTWGGGLFQSLRFRVDQTFDDLPVFFTSAERYFGALGSLRYPLSTFLFIQGDLSVGGTKYFLDDDTEFRLFFPDRNEANRELLSLWNQKNGSIRFQTELSGQIGYDSLKYHYATGPLSGSSALLETTVGVQPFNSEAYGNVRVDAERYFPIYGRTHLFLRGGAGTTLGGRYARSYFLSSFDTLRGVNFGDERWLLGRNFVYSTLELQLPLNDIIRVAFLSDLEAVAGIDVGGVGNGSRDLWDHRVLDAAIGVNLSLGPLLMRLHFARPLDINAAAGKPDSGWVTNFSLGIAGLNGFFDTADTGAKNGAPQPSSPALMPALGGGYTSPRH
- a CDS encoding LVIVD repeat-containing protein, with protein sequence MRRLFVLSSTLVLALGCGKDGDSKNKAECHLAAINLSSCQRSSLAALQPAGVWNVNVELNDGSGSAGALRLSGADGAKVLGFTVTEQQHTEDTYYLAADVVDSFQRTVRYAFAGCEATSATRMKGTFRRCVDGELDLQGTFEAARLQRKADEVEGSGVELVREVSLQDDSVKEPVVAKELTVVGGRAYLVLGKDGLAIYDVSVPSEPRKLYSGKPSSDVYNDLVVHGTLAYVASQKSGLVIYDVADPAKPVLLRSLTDPSVEVGALALNGNLLFAASPAPNGEVLIFDVTTPLQPKLLRRYFIEGAEPLNGEVPFDVVSVGNRLYVSNWTFGVSVSDITTPATPKLLGRFGGISSRSLAVGSVDERPVVFSGGEDWGAFVSVLDVGNPASVLQVGEFRVRPEVSVRAMALSGTRLYVAHYQDGLRVADVSNPGAPRQVAYFNTYRETDKDRGLTFFEGLNAIAVPGDGYIYATETSRGLLVFRETSSP